The following is a genomic window from Bacteroidia bacterium.
TCCTCGTCCCGATCTTTGAAAAACCAATCGGGTGGTGCGCCTATTTTGTCAATCAGTAAAAAATACATGAAATCAGCATCCTTCGCAAGTCCGAAAAACTGTCTCGGATGGATAGAAATGGGACCTTGGGGGCGCGCAAGTCGAGGGCACTAGGAGGCTATCCTCCCGCGCCGACGATACCACTCGTGGTTTCGGACGCCTCGTATCGGGTCGATCCATTCTTGCATTTCGCTTTGGTCTCGAGTTGGCAAAAAAAACCCCGCCTCCCGGCGGGGTTGTCATCCACAGAGGATGTACGCTGTTACCTGGCCAGCGTCATCCTGATGGTTTTCGAGAACGTGAGACCGCTCTCGAGACCACGCATAGCCACGGTGGCGAAGTACTGGCCGCCGGGCAATTCCGCAGAATCAAAGATCGCAGTGGACACCCCTTCCTCGATACAACCGTCAACGAGCGTTGCGACGGTGCGTCCGAGCATATCCGTTACCCGGAGCTTTACAAGACTGCGCTCCGGTACGCTGTATCGAACAGAGGTACCGGGATTGAAGGGATTCGGGAAATTTTGTTCCATATCGAAGGTGGCCGCGGCGAGTCGCTGAGCAGGCTTCGCGGGAGTCATGCCGTGTGCGCGCAACCAATTCATCTTGACGCCGATGTAATCGAAGTTGTTGATAACACCGTTTCCGTCGGCATCCATATAGCATCCCTCGGTGGTATACCAGGGAACGGAAGGTTGTCCTTCCCAACGAAGATACACAAGCGGATCCGTCTGGCCTTCGATTTTGTATCGCGCCGGACCATGGAGCCACAGCGTCCGCAGGTTGGCGTCAAAGATGTATTTGTTCAGCGCGCCGCGATCCCCGTAGTTCACCACACCATCGTTGTTCACGTCACCGGGCCAGACCTCGCAGAGCTGCGTCCCGGGCGCGATAAACAGTGTGGAGGTTTCGGTCTTGACATCCTCGTACATGAGACAGTTGTTCCACATCGAGAAGGTTGCCTCGACGCGGTAGTAGGATGGAGGAAGGTTGAGATTCATGCCGCGCACGCCGTCGAGCACACCCAGCGGTTTGTGCACGACGAAGGTTTCCGTATGCGCGGGCTGCGCGCCGGGATCGCCTATGCGGAAGAACTTCAATGTTATGGTAACGTCGTATTCCTGATCGAGTGGATACCGGATCGAGTAGCGCGCATACACCATACCCGGAGTGGTGTAATACCCCATCGGCGAACCGAGCGCGTCCGTCATGGCAATGGCCACCGAACCTTGCGGGACATAGCAACCAAAGCGATAGATATACCCGACGGGCGGCTTCACCGCGCCACCGTATTGCTTCGCAATGGTTCCGTCAGTTGAGGCACTTGTGCCTGTCCACTGCCCGATTCTGTTCTGCACGTCACCCGCGGTCGCGCTGCGGATACCGACATAGCCGGTGTTCGTTGTGGCTGCGGTGATCCAGTCACCATACACTAACTCGATCATATTGCTGGTCTCGTAGAATTTGACCTGGAAGTTCAGCTTGTCGAGTTGGTTGTAATACGTCATCCAATCCTTCCACTGAACCGTCATCACGCGATTGGGCATCGTCCCACTGACAGCCCAGGTAATCGTGCCCTGGTAATTGCCGTGTAAGTCGCGGCTGATCGGGCTCACCACATCGTAATTGTTGTTGAGCGCCTGTCCGTAGATATACGGTTGCGAACTTCCGAAGGTGATGTACCCATTCGTGGTGACGTACATCACGGTATGCGGGTTGGCATTGTAGTAGAAGGTGAACGGGATGTTCACGGCGTAGCTCTCGTCGTCATGATAGCCGACGGGCGTGCAGATATCGGTACCGGTAATTTCCGTATACGTGCCCTGCAGTTCGACAAACGGCTTTGTGGCGATGGTTTGAGCGCCGAGTCCCGCACTCATCGCGCCGATCAACAGCACGGTTAACAGCATGGTGCGCGAGTTCATGATTTGCCTCATGGATTGGGTGGATGAAGGATCGAGATCACCGTCCGGTGCGTTTTCAGGCGACGATCACAAGAATAAAAACATACAACGTTATCTCTTCATTGTGTGTGATAAATATATTGATTCATTTTCTGATACGCAAGAATTTTTTATAAAATATACATATTACAGAGCATACGACCTCATTCCATGGAACGCGCCCGATCGCCACAGCGTGCCGTCCACTCCCACCGAGGCCGGCGCATCACCGGGGCAGCCACACACGCTTCGTGAATAAAGGGCACGAACATTCGCGCACGTGAAACGGATGCGTGGATGCATTTCACACGGGCATCCGTGCGTCACGATGCAAGCGTACCGGAACGTTCCTTCCTGCTTTCAGAACAGCTATACGTCATCACACTGCATTCTCGTCACTCGGTATGTTGCCTCCGCCGCGCATGCGACGACCGCCCGCTTCCGTCGATTCCATCCCGTCGCGCATCGGGGTGGGACCGACCCCGACAGCAGACACTGGGCATACTGTCTCCCGCAGACGGAAGGTGTCTGCATAAAAAAGCAGGCGCGGCTCAATGGCCGCGCCTGCCGGAATAGAAAAATCGTCGTGCTTATTTGGAGAGCAGCATGCGTATGGTACGCGAGTAGCTCAGACCGCTGTCCTTGCCCGTCATGCTCACCGTCGCATTATACTGCCCGGACGGCAGCGAACCGCCATCGAAGCTCAGCACATGCGCACCTGCTTCCATGCTTCCCTGCACCAGAGTTTCCACCTCGCGACCAAGCATGTCGGTTACGCGGAGGGTCACCTCGCTCCTCTCAGGAATGTTGAGGCGAATACTCGTTGCGGGATTGAAGGGATTGGGGTAGTTCTGGCTCATATCGAAGCCGGTGACAGCCACGCCATCGCTCTGCTTGGGATTGATCGCACCGTGCACGCGGGTCCAGTTGAGCTTGATAGCGAGGTAATCGAAGTTGTTCACAACGCCGTTGCCATCGGAATCCATGTAGCAGCCGAGCGGGGTGTACCACGGCGCGCCTGCCTGCGGCGTCCATGCGACGTATGCCATCGGATCGCTCACGGCTTCGGCGACGTAACGTGCCGGCCCATTGAGCCACAGGGAGTTCATTCTGGAATCGTAGATGTACGTGTTGAGATCCTTGCGATCACCATAGTTCACGACACCATCGTTATTGACATCACCCGGCCACACGACGCAGGGATTGGTTCCGGGAGCCACAACGAGCACACCACGATCGGGGAAGGCCTTGCGGTCCACATACAGCGCGCAGGAATTCATCAGGTTGAAGAACACCTCGATGCGATAGTAACCGGGAGGCAGGTCCGCAGGTATGGAAACCGGATACAAACCATCTACCGCCTGGCCGTAGGGCTTATTAACCTGGAAGCTCTGCGTGGTGACGAGACTGTTATCGGTGACGCTGTAAAAACGCAGTGTGATAGTAATGGTGGCGGCATCGAGAGGATTGTTCACGTTGTAGCGCACAAACACCGTACCTGGTGCGACGATGTACGACGGGGGTAAACCGTTGCCGTCTTCCAGGCTGTAGCTGTACCATTCGGGTTTCGTATAGCAGGCCTCGTCCGCGCCCCGGTACGGAACGGTACGCTGATCGCCGTCAATATCGTCTGTCACAGAAGCAAGAACGAGTCCGGTGAGATCCGTATCGTTCTGTGATGGACCGGCAAGGTGGAGATCGCCGATGGACTCATTGAGGAAGGTCGCATTCTTGAAAATGGAGTTCGCGTCCATAAGACTTGCGGCGCGGAGGGCGTTGATATCGGGCATTGCGACCGCATTCCAGTAAATTGCGGTACCCGGGTTCGGCCCCCAATACACATTGTAGTCTTGCGCAAAGATCGGTGCGGTGGTGGTTACGCCCTGCGTATAGTAGGACTGGCCGTTGCCATGGTTGATGATAATGTTGTTCAGCAGCTCGAGTCCCTCCTGTCGCGGAATGACGATGTAGGCCCCACGGCTGCTCGCGGCGGTGCCGGTACAGACAAAGGTGTTGTTGTAGATCAGCTTTCCGCCGGAAGTGGAGATATAGAACGCGTAGGAAGTCGACCCCCCGCCATTGACGGTGACGAAATTGTTGCGGATGAAGCCGCGGGGCATGATGCTGGAATTCCAGAACTGAATACCGCGTTTGGCGCCGGAGCCGCCCATGAGCGCGATTTTGTTTTTCTCGATCAGGAAGCCGACGTACAGGGTGTTGAGGTACAAACCATACTGCGTCACCGTGCTGGTGGTGGAGAGGTTGATGGTGTTACCCCGCATGGTGGGATTATCCACATTCCACAAGTAGATGCCGGCTTCACCCTGGTTCTGCATGATGTTGTTTTCCGCGATCATGCCGCCATAGCGGGTGGTGCCTGTACCATAGAGCTGAATGCCCTTGGCGCCATTGATGAAGGTGTTGCCGCGGAAAGTGTTATTCGTGTGATTGGCTGCAACCTGATAGCAGTGCACCAGGCTGTGCTCGAGCGATGTGGAAGCGACGTTGATTCCTTCAATAACACAACCCTCGACCGTATTATTGGTCGAGGCGTTCGTCGTTCCGAAACGGATGACGATCCCATAGGTGGTGTTTGTGGCGCGAAGAGTCATGTTTTTCAGCGTCACATAGTCTGCACCATCGAAGCGGATGGTGAAGTTATTCGCGCTGGTCGTTGACGAGAAGGCGACGATAACACTCGCGGCCTGACCATTTTCCGCCTGAAACGTAATGGTATTCGCCGCGGAGGCACCTGTTACGGCGGGCAGGGTGAATTGCTCCGGATAGGTTCCGGGACGAACATTGAACACCACGGGGCCCGACACGCCGGCCGAAAGCGCGGCGGCGGCAGCGGTAAAGGTGGCGTAATTCGGCGAGGACCCGCCGATGGTGTATGTACCGGACAGCTGCGATACCGCCGAAGGAGGCACGGCTATCAGCAGCATTGCGAATACAGTCACACCCAGAACAGTGACGAAACGCGGTTTGTGATGTATCATACGAAACTCCTGAATGAGTAGATGTGAATGAGCGAAAATTCCGTGCTCTGCAACAAGCCGACTCTGCCACACTGAAAATATTCCGAGGAAATTTCTGTGAACAAGGAGCCGGGAAGTCCGTCCGGATGTACGGACACGAATGAGAAATCGAAAATAACTTTAACAATTTACATGCGTGGCGAATAATTCACAAGGGTGAAAATTAGTACCACACTGGCGCTCTCGGAGGGTGTCCAGAAGGACGAACACGAAGCGCAGAACTGTGTACGGGGAGCGCAAAAAGAAATAATCACAACGTCAAGCGTTGACAGATGTTCTCCCGTGTTGCAGTCCCTTATCGAGAATTTTCGGAGAGCTTCCGTACGCAGGCCCAGCCCCAATACTGCGCGACATCCCGCACACCTTCACGCATGCACAAAAAAACAACCCCGCCTGTCGGCGGGGTCGCTCATCCACGAGGTGATGCCGCTGCTGCTTGGACAGCGTCATCCTGTTGGTTTTCGGAAGCGTGAGGCCGCGACCGATACCACTTGTGTGATCATCGCTTCAACGGAAGTGTCCGCGTCACAAGCGAAATCAAAATTCGATCGGCGAGCAAAGTGTTATTCGCATGACGTAGTCGTGGCTACACCACTCTGTCAGATTATGAAGCTCGCCAGTTGCTATGTGAATATACTTCACCGATTTGCAGAATGCAAGTCTTTCGATGTGCTTTTTTTTCACATTGTTTTTTTGAACCAATTTTGCATGCCGATTCGCGCAAATACGCGGTGTTTGGAAGCAGATCTCCTGGTGACGCAGCACCCGTTTTCCCAAGGATTTGCCTTGATCCCGGGGCCACCCGGGTTCCTGACGCGAACGAGGTTCATATCCAATGAACCGACGTTGTTTCCGGGACTTCTTTTCAGATAATGCCTTGAACCCTGACGTATGCTTGTTTTGTAAACTCCTTGCCTTTCACTGCTTCGCGTTCTAACTTGTATATTTTCTACCTGAAGGAGTGAAAAAACGTGAGTCTGACATATAAGAACGCGGGTGTGGACATAGATTCGGGAGAGGAGCTCGTACGTCGCATAAAAGGCAAGGTGGCGGCCACGCATGGGCCCCGGGTACTGTCAAACATCGGCGGATTCGGTGCTTTGTACGACGCTTCCTTTCCGGAAATGCGTGAGCCCGTGCTCGTCTCCAGCGTTGACGGTGTCGGCACAAAGCTGAAAATTGCCTCGATGGTCAACAGGCACGACACGGTGGGACAGGATCTCGTCAATCACTGCGTCAATGATATACTCACAACGGGTGCGAAACCCCTGTTCTTCATGGATTATTTCGCAACAGGCAAGCTCGATACTGATGTTGCGGAGCAGGTGATTTCCGGTTTTGCCAAATCCTGCGGTGAAAATGGTTGTGCGCTCATTGGTGGCGAAACCGCAGAGATGCCGGGGATGTATGCCCCGAACGAGTACGACATCGCCGGGACCATTGTTGGGATAGTCGAAAAAAGCGCGATACTGAACCGAAATAATGTGCGCCCTGGTGATGTGTTGATCGGGCTCCCCTCTTCGGGACTGCATACGAATGGGTATTCACTTGCCCGCGCGGCACTTCTCCCGCATTTCAGTCTGGATGCGCAATTCGATGATCTCGGTGGTACGCTTGGCGACGCTCTCCTTGCAGTGCATCGTTCCTATCTCGGGCCGGTGTATCCATTGCTGTCCACGGGTATGATTCACGGTCTGTCGCATATCACGGGTGGCGGCATTGTCGGAAACACGAGCCGCGTCATTCCCGAGGACCGCAGGCTCGACATCCAATGGGACGCGTGGACACTTCCGAGGATTTTTTCCATGATTCAGGAGCTCGGAGAAGTTCCAGAAGAGGACATGCGTCGCACCTTCAATCTTGGTATCGGCATGATCATCATTGCCGACCGGGATGCGGTTGCGGATCTTTTGCCTGCGCTGGAGGGTGAGCAAGCGGTGATCATGGGAAGCGTGGTTTGAGATACGCAGGGGGTGGCGGAGGAGAGGTGTAGGATCTCGGCGGGGCATCCTGAGGGTGTTGCTGGGTTCTGGACATCGTCCTGGATCGATCTCACGTCGCTTTTACAGGAAATTTCGATTCATGAATCGAAATTGGTCGTTCGCTTGTCCGAGGGAGCATCTATTTCGATTCATGCATCGAGACTATTGCGTGAAGCCACCAAACATCGTGCGATTTCATCCGCCATCACCCTCCTTCACTTCCCTTCCCCCAACAACTCCCTCCCGATCCGATTCCATACCGCTGTACCCCACGCTCCGCCTCCCCGCACAAACCTCTCCAGCCGCGGAATGTCTGTTTTCACCATCCGTCAAGGGATCAGATATCTGAGCTACCCGTCAGCTCTCCGCGGAATCTCGCAAGAATATCCTCCCGGGACCGACCGACCAGATCAACGGCAATCGCGTGCGACCTCCCGGTGCACGCGCTTCGCTTCCGAAAATGCCGCTCAACGGACGCAACCACGAGCAGTTCAGAAACAACGCCCTCCTCAGAACAAGCGTGTCGCACGGCAGATCCCCGAACTCCGGTACCGACACCACAGCCTCGCTGCCCGACAACGCGCCAAACACCGTCCGCAGGCCGCGCGTCATCGCCGAGGCGAAACTTTGCACCGTTGCTTCCGGCACCGCACGCGACGGAAGCGCACATCGAGTCGCGCGCACACGCGATCAATCTCATGCTGATCGGTCAATACCCGAACCTTGCACCTGAGTGTCCAGAAATGCGTCCCGCTCCCGCCGCGCGCGCTGTGCATTTTCACATATCCCGCGAACGCCGAAATGGTCATCTGGCCGCGATACAGCCACTTGTCGAACCATTCGATGAAGCGGGAACGGGATGGCTTCCGCCACGACTCGATAGTGACGACGAACTCGACACAGCGCGGACGAATGTCCATTGCGTCAATACGCAAACATGAGAATATCTGCTGCGCTGTGCCCAGTGCGCCCAACAGCAACTCGCCAAAAGCGTTGAGCGTCATGACTCCGCCGCTCATCGTACCGAGCGTACTTCCGTGCTTTCCGACGTCGAAACGCGAATGATACGTCCCCGGCGTGGAGTAATCATGATCCGGCGAACACTTTTGATTAAATTGTCCACTGCTTTCCATGCAATACTCCCACATAGTGCATGGTCAGGTGATTTGAATCGGTAAGCTACGAGATACTCACATCAGCCGAAAGTCAAAACCGAGTGGACTATCCCCCTGGTGAGTTCATGCGCGCTCCACTCTCCACCGCCGACACGTCGCACAACCGTGCGCTACGTATCTCTGCTCTCCTCAGCGCTCTCGAGTCTCGCCACAGCCGCCGCGAGGCAGGCGGCAATGTCGGGAGTGGCCTCGTTCAGCCAGGATCGAAAAAGGGTGACCACGGAATCATGCGGGATGCGCTCCCAATGCTGTTTCGGATTCTTTAGCGACTCGCAGAACAGACGTCGTGCGTGTTCGACGGGACTGTGACGCAGCGTGTCGAAAAAACTCAATATCGCGCGTTGATCTCCGTAAAGCACGGCGACACGAAGCACATACAATGTTGCCCGATACGTGCTCTCCTCATGCAGATAGGGTAGCGCTTTCCGTACCAGGGTTATTGCGCGGTCGGATTCCTCAGGATGCATGCCGATGATACGCGCGGCGGTACCGAGCGGCAGGAGGCGACGCCACATTTTTTTCCCGGCCGCCATGGAAGACAGCAGCTTTTCTTCCTCCACGAACACACGCTCGAAATGATCCACAAGCGCGAATTTTACGAGATTGCGCGCATCCACCCAGTCCATGCTCGAATCAAGTAATTCAATGACCGTCTCGCTCTTCTGTGGCTGCTGCGCGACATATAAACCACACAGCATGGATGCGATGCGGCGTAGATGCAAGACGCCGTGGCGAAAACCTTTCTCGGCTGTAGCGTATGCCGGCATGGGTATACCAACCACATGCAACGGCGCAACTTCCCAGAGCCAGCAGGCGAACTCAAAGCCGGCCGGATGCAAACCGGAAAAGCCCTCACCCATTGCTTCCGCGACAAGCTCGGACAGTTCGAGCGTCGTTGCGGCCCTGTCTCCGCGCATCGGTGGGTTCTCGAACTGCTCAATAATGTCAGCCAGCACTTCCTCAAAGTCGTTCACGATCACCCGCTGGCAGTTGCGTACATTGCGGATAAAGGCTTCTCGCAGCTGTCCGGAATCGGATGTACTTTCCTGAACCGAGGGTGCACTCATTCGTATCTGCCAGAGAATTCTGCGGTGATAGTGGATAGCCGGGATACGGGTGAAGAACTTACCGA
Proteins encoded in this region:
- a CDS encoding right-handed parallel beta-helix repeat-containing protein; this translates as MIHHKPRFVTVLGVTVFAMLLIAVPPSAVSQLSGTYTIGGSSPNYATFTAAAAALSAGVSGPVVFNVRPGTYPEQFTLPAVTGASAANTITFQAENGQAASVIVAFSSTTSANNFTIRFDGADYVTLKNMTLRATNTTYGIVIRFGTTNASTNNTVEGCVIEGINVASTSLEHSLVHCYQVAANHTNNTFRGNTFINGAKGIQLYGTGTTRYGGMIAENNIMQNQGEAGIYLWNVDNPTMRGNTINLSTTSTVTQYGLYLNTLYVGFLIEKNKIALMGGSGAKRGIQFWNSSIMPRGFIRNNFVTVNGGGSTSYAFYISTSGGKLIYNNTFVCTGTAASSRGAYIVIPRQEGLELLNNIIINHGNGQSYYTQGVTTTAPIFAQDYNVYWGPNPGTAIYWNAVAMPDINALRAASLMDANSIFKNATFLNESIGDLHLAGPSQNDTDLTGLVLASVTDDIDGDQRTVPYRGADEACYTKPEWYSYSLEDGNGLPPSYIVAPGTVFVRYNVNNPLDAATITITLRFYSVTDNSLVTTQSFQVNKPYGQAVDGLYPVSIPADLPPGYYRIEVFFNLMNSCALYVDRKAFPDRGVLVVAPGTNPCVVWPGDVNNDGVVNYGDRKDLNTYIYDSRMNSLWLNGPARYVAEAVSDPMAYVAWTPQAGAPWYTPLGCYMDSDGNGVVNNFDYLAIKLNWTRVHGAINPKQSDGVAVTGFDMSQNYPNPFNPATSIRLNIPERSEVTLRVTDMLGREVETLVQGSMEAGAHVLSFDGGSLPSGQYNATVSMTGKDSGLSYSRTIRMLLSK
- a CDS encoding dockerin type I domain-containing protein, with amino-acid sequence MNSRTMLLTVLLIGAMSAGLGAQTIATKPFVELQGTYTEITGTDICTPVGYHDDESYAVNIPFTFYYNANPHTVMYVTTNGYITFGSSQPYIYGQALNNNYDVVSPISRDLHGNYQGTITWAVSGTMPNRVMTVQWKDWMTYYNQLDKLNFQVKFYETSNMIELVYGDWITAATTNTGYVGIRSATAGDVQNRIGQWTGTSASTDGTIAKQYGGAVKPPVGYIYRFGCYVPQGSVAIAMTDALGSPMGYYTTPGMVYARYSIRYPLDQEYDVTITLKFFRIGDPGAQPAHTETFVVHKPLGVLDGVRGMNLNLPPSYYRVEATFSMWNNCLMYEDVKTETSTLFIAPGTQLCEVWPGDVNNDGVVNYGDRGALNKYIFDANLRTLWLHGPARYKIEGQTDPLVYLRWEGQPSVPWYTTEGCYMDADGNGVINNFDYIGVKMNWLRAHGMTPAKPAQRLAAATFDMEQNFPNPFNPGTSVRYSVPERSLVKLRVTDMLGRTVATLVDGCIEEGVSTAIFDSAELPGGQYFATVAMRGLESGLTFSKTIRMTLAR
- the purM gene encoding phosphoribosylformylglycinamidine cyclo-ligase: MTYKNAGVDIDSGEELVRRIKGKVAATHGPRVLSNIGGFGALYDASFPEMREPVLVSSVDGVGTKLKIASMVNRHDTVGQDLVNHCVNDILTTGAKPLFFMDYFATGKLDTDVAEQVISGFAKSCGENGCALIGGETAEMPGMYAPNEYDIAGTIVGIVEKSAILNRNNVRPGDVLIGLPSSGLHTNGYSLARAALLPHFSLDAQFDDLGGTLGDALLAVHRSYLGPVYPLLSTGMIHGLSHITGGGIVGNTSRVIPEDRRLDIQWDAWTLPRIFSMIQELGEVPEEDMRRTFNLGIGMIIIADRDAVADLLPALEGEQAVIMGSVV